In the genome of uncultured Methanobrevibacter sp., the window TATTATTTATGAATAAGGTTTAAGACATATGTATTTATAGTGGGGATTTTATTGTGATAAATATTGTATATAGGTTAGTGGCTCCAAAGCTTTTGGAAGAGGTTTACACGGATTTGGATTTGGAAAAAGGAGTTATCGTTAGACCTACCTATCTTTCCATCTGCAAAGCGGATCAAAGGTATTACTTTGGTAAAAGAGCACCGGAAGTCATTGAACAGAAATTGCCTATGGCTTTAATCCATGAATCCATAGGTACAGTTGTAAAGGATAATACGGGAACTTATAATGTTGGAGACAACGTTGTAATGATTCCAAATCTGCCAATGAAAGCGGATGATTTTATTGGAGAAAATTATAGGCAGTCCAGCAAATTCAGATCAAGCGGTTCAGATGGATTTATGGAAGAGTATGTTTCCCTTACAGCAGACAGATTGGTAAGGATTCCGGATGAAATCAACTTGGAAGTTGCTTCCTTCATTGAGCTTATTTCCGTAAGTGTTCATGCGATAAGCAGATTCCTAAAGCTTTCCCACAAGCGCAAAAACACCATTGCAGTTTGGGGAGACGGAAGTTTTGGATATATAACAGCCCTTTGCCTGAAGATCATGTTTCCAGAGTCTGAAATAATTGTTGTAGGAATGCATGAGGAAAAGTTGAGCATGTTCACTTTTGCAGACAGAACTTTCCTGGCAAGCGAGCTTCCTGAGGATATCAGCATAGATCATGCTTTTGAATGTGTAGGATCATCAAGTGCAAATGATGCAATTGACCAGATAATCGAAACCATCAATCCTGAAGGAACAGTATCCCTTTTAGGAGTTTCTGAGTTCAACATTTCCGTAAATACAAGAAAAATACTTGAAAAGGGGCTTAGAATATTTGGAACCAATAGAAGCACTAGAGAAGATTTCAAAACGGTCATCGATTTACTTGAAGAAAATGAGGATATGGTTCATTATTTGGAAAGCCTTATTACACAGGTAATAGAAATAAATACTTTGGATGATATTAATCATGCCTTTGAATCGGATAAGAACCTTAGATTTGGTAAGACCATTATGAAATGGGAAATTTAACTCTTTTTTAATAATGTGCAGTGATTTAAATGAGTGAAATAAAATTAAGTGTTATAGTGCCTACTTATAACTCTTCAAATACAATAGAAAGGTTAATTCATTCATTATCAAATCAAATCTTCAAGGAGTTTGAACTTATTTTTATTGATGACAATTCCAGTGACAATACTGTAGATGTAATTGTCAATACATTGGAAAATTCAAATATTGCTTATAATTTGATTGTAAATGAAACCAATAAGGGACCAGGATATTCAAGAAATAGAGGTTTGGAAAAGGCAAGTGGTGATTATATAGTTTTCATTGACAGTGATGACATTGTCCGGGAAGACCATCTGTCAACATTTTATGATAATATTAAAGATCAT includes:
- a CDS encoding alcohol dehydrogenase catalytic domain-containing protein gives rise to the protein MINIVYRLVAPKLLEEVYTDLDLEKGVIVRPTYLSICKADQRYYFGKRAPEVIEQKLPMALIHESIGTVVKDNTGTYNVGDNVVMIPNLPMKADDFIGENYRQSSKFRSSGSDGFMEEYVSLTADRLVRIPDEINLEVASFIELISVSVHAISRFLKLSHKRKNTIAVWGDGSFGYITALCLKIMFPESEIIVVGMHEEKLSMFTFADRTFLASELPEDISIDHAFECVGSSSANDAIDQIIETINPEGTVSLLGVSEFNISVNTRKILEKGLRIFGTNRSTREDFKTVIDLLEENEDMVHYLESLITQVIEINTLDDINHAFESDKNLRFGKTIMKWEI